Below is a genomic region from Fibrobacter sp. UBA4297.
TCGAAAGCGACGACCAGTACCGCGAAGCCAAATCGCTCTTGGAACTCCTCGACTTCCACGCCGAAGTCGCCAAGAAAGACGTGCAAGGCAAAGAAGCCGTCGTTTACCACGAGGCATGCAAGCTCGCCTGCGAAGAAGATTTCGAAAGCGCTCTCCAGGCATTCCTGAACCTATATGTCGAAGCTCCGGAATGGAACAATGGCGCAGCCAAGAAGGCGATGCTCACGCTCTTCGGCGTTCTCGGTCCCAAGCACGAACTCACCTGGAAGTACCGCGCCAAGCTCAACACGATGATGTTCATCTAGGGATAGACCGGGCTTTCAGCCCTCTTAGAACTTAGTTGGCAGAACTTAGACAAGAAGCGCAGCTCAAAGAGCTGCGCTTCTTTGTTTTCACAATATGTCACCGTCAGGAACCGGCGGATTTTAATACGTTATTTGCACTTAGAATTGGCGAGGTTCAGCAGGTTCTTGTACGCCGCCATGCAACGCCTGTGGTCCTTCGAGCCTTCCGCATAAGAATAGCATTCGCCAAGTTTGTTGTTCGCCATGTCGCGTTCCTTGCACGGCTTTTTCGGAGCCGGTTCAGTCGCCTTCTGAGCATTGTTCTGCTGAGGCTTTGCAGCCTGGGCCGGAGCATCATAAGAGTACACAAACACTTCAATGCGGTTGTTCTTCATTCGGTTATCTGGAGTCGTATTCGGCACGAGAGGTTCATCACCACCCTTACCTGTCGCAACGATATCTTGCGCAGAAAGGCCTGCCGTCACCAAATAGCTTTTCACCTCTTCGGCACGCTTCAAGGCAAGCACACGGCTTCTTTCCGGGCGGTCCAAGTTATCCGTATGGGAAACAATTTCAATCGTCTTGCCGTTATAGTTTCTCAGATGGCCCGCAAGTCTATTCAAGCCTTCGGAAGATTCACGGGTGAATCTAGACTGACCAACGCCAAATGTCACGCCCTGCAAAATGAACTTTTCAAGGACAGTCTTGTTGGCGGCATTTTTCGCAGAATTCGCCTGTACCGCAGGCTTTGCACCCGCCTGAGAAGTCTTCACCTGCGGCTTTGGAATTCCATAAGAAGAGCCGTCTTTCACGCAGCGGAGCTTGTTCGTATAAGCATCCCCATGTTTGAAGTACGGAGTCCCCTTTTCGCGGATGGCGTTGTATTTCCAGTCCACGTATGTCATTTCATTGCCATTCTTTGAAGATGTCCAGTAACCGCGCTTGAAGTCAAAATTCAAGCTGCACGGATTCTCTCTAGCATCACGACTGCTTCTTACACGCTTGTCATTGGCATGAATTTCAAATTCCGAAGCTTTCGAGAAAAGCAGCTCATATTCAGCCTGTTCCGGCACATGCCAGCCACGCGGGCAAGCGCGTCCAAGATTTCGGGACTCCATTTCGTCCAAGCGATCAAGAACAACGTCTTCGGCCATCCAAGTCTGATCGCCGACCTTAAGCGTTCTGTAAGTCTTGCCGGCATTGTCCATCACACCGCCCAAACGGTCTTTGCATGCCGCTTCCCAGTTCTGGATGCAGCGTACAGAGTAACCATTCGCCTTGCGTCCCTGGAAAGCAAATGTTTCAAGATTCTGTCCTCTGAAGCTCATCGCATCAGCACGGTCACCACCCTTGTCGTCACCAAGCCAGAAGAATGCACGATTGCCGAGATCGATATAGCGTTCACCATCGACATAGTAACCGCCGTCAATCACCCTGAAACTATTCAGATTGAAGTCCTGATAGTTGAGGTCATCGCCCTTCGGCAAGCTCCATCCATCAGGGCAAGCCCTATTTGCGGCACTCCAGGTGTAAAGGCGTCCATAAGTTTCGCAATTCTGGGTATTGTTCTCGTAGCAATAACTTTCAGGCAGGCGGAACTTCAGGTTTTCAGCCATCCATACACGGCCACCGATCTTCACCGTGGAATAACGTTCACCATCGCGGTTATCAATCAAAAGGTTCCTAGCTTCATCGTAAGTCGAAGTATTCTGGTACTTGTTCGAAGCATACGGATTCGGCGGAGGCGGCTGGGTCGGGCGCGAAGCCTGTGCAATGCGCTCTTCTTCAGAAATACTGCAATCATATTCCTGCGGAAGTTTGCCAAAATAGTAGTTGTACTTGTCCGGGGTTACCCAGATTTCACTGCTTCCTACCGAGGATCGCATAAAAGAACGCGGATAATTGGCGCACCTGAAAAGAACATTGGCACAACGATCGTCCTTCTTTTCCGTTCTAAACGTATCCTCCATATCCGGGCAGCGCCAGTAGCAAGAATTACCGAACATGTCGTCAAAGCCACAAGCAACCACAGTCTTGTCCGCAGACGAAGCAGCAAAAACCGCTTCTGCAGCCAAAAGAGAAGTCGTTACAGCAAGAGCGTACTTTTTATTCATAAAGACTCCGTATTCCAACACAATTTTATGTGTACATAATTTGATTAGGTAAAAAATACATTTTTCACAATACGCAATTTTAGATGGTATAGATTGTTTCAACAGTTTCGCATTTGCATGAAAACTTTTGTTTACGGAGTGTAATACACACAATTCATCTTCATTTCTCATCCTACTTCCATCCTCCGACTTCCTACTTTTTCTATCTTTGACCCCGTATTTTTATTGTACAGTAAAAACAAGGGACTAAATCCCACAGGAAAACATTATGAAAAAGATTCTGTTCCAAGACACCTCGTTCCGTGATGGCTTCCAGTCCATCTTCGGCGCTCGCGTGTTCATGAAGGACTTCATGCCTGCCGTTGAAGCAGCTGTGAAGGCTGGCATCACCCACTTCGAAGCAGGTGGCGGTGCCCGTTTCCAGGCTCTGTACCAGAACTGCGGCGAAGACGCATTCGACATGATGGATGAATTCCGTCGCGTCGTAGGCCCGAAGATTCGCCTCCAGACTCTCGCCCGCGGTATCAACGTGGTCGCTCTCGCTCCGCAGCCGCGCGACATGATCAATCTTCATGCCAAGATGTTCAAGAAGCACGGCATGACCCGTATTCGTAACTTTGACGCCCTCAACGACGTGAACAACCTCATCTATTCCGGCAAGTGCATTACTGACGCCGGTCTGGAACACGAAGTCGTCGTCACCATGATGGAACTTCCTCCGGGATGCGACCTCAACGCCGCCCACAACCCGGAATTCTACGAACGCATCCTCCGCAACATCTTGGACGCCGGCGTTCCGTTCGCTTCAGTCTGCTTCAAGGACGCTTCCGGTACGACGAACCCGACCAAGGTCTACGAAACGTTCAAGCGTGCTCGTAAGCTCCTCGGTGACAAGGTTGAACTCCGCATCCACAGCCATGACACCTGCGGTACCGGTGTGGCCCAGTACAAGGCNNNNNNNNNNNNNNNNNNNNNNNNNNNNNNNNNNNNNNNNNNNNNNNNNNNNNNNNNNNNNNNNNNNNNNNNNNNNNNNNNNNNNNNNNNNNNNNNNNNNNNNNNNNNNNNNNNNNNNNNNNNNNNNNNNNNNNNCAGCCGGACCTCTTCTCCATGTTCCACGCCCTCAAGGGTACGGAATACAAGCTCGCCCTCGGTGAAGACAGCATCGTCGACGATCACATTCCGGAACTCATGGAAGCAAACAACGTCGCTGTTGAATGCCTCAAGGACTACAACTTCCCGCCTGAAGCACGTCAGATCACGACCGACGTTATCTTCAGCCCGATGCCGGGTGGCGCTCTCACGGCCAACACGCTCATGATGCGCGAAACCAAGACCTTCCACCTCTTCCCGAAGGTTATCGAAAACATGAGTGAATGCGTCCGCCGCGGTGGTTTCGCATCCTCTGTGACGCCGGTTTCTCAGTTCTACTTCCAGCAGGCTTACATGAACACCTTGAACCAGGCTGCAGGCCGCGGTACTTGGTTCAAGATGACCGAAGGCTACGGCAAGATGCTCCTCGGTTACCAGGGCAAGACTCCTTGCGAACCGGATCCGGAACTCGTGAAGATTGCTGCCGACCAGTTCAACATGAAGCCGTTCAAGGAAGCCTATCCGGGCGTCCAGTGCGCAGAAGAAATCCTCGAACCGGGCATTCCGAAGGCCAAGGCTCTCCTCGAAGAAAATGGTCTGCCGGTTACCGACGAAACCATCTTCATCACGGGCTGCCTCCA
It encodes:
- a CDS encoding FISUMP domain-containing protein, encoding MNKKYALAVTTSLLAAEAVFAASSADKTVVACGFDDMFGNSCYWRCPDMEDTFRTEKKDDRCANVLFRCANYPRSFMRSSVGSSEIWVTPDKYNYYFGKLPQEYDCSISEEERIAQASRPTQPPPPNPYASNKYQNTSTYDEARNLLIDNRDGERYSTVKIGGRVWMAENLKFRLPESYCYENNTQNCETYGRLYTWSAANRACPDGWSLPKGDDLNYQDFNLNSFRVIDGGYYVDGERYIDLGNRAFFWLGDDKGGDRADAMSFRGQNLETFAFQGRKANGYSVRCIQNWEAACKDRLGGVMDNAGKTYRTLKVGDQTWMAEDVVLDRLDEMESRNLGRACPRGWHVPEQAEYELLFSKASEFEIHANDKRVRSSRDARENPCSLNFDFKRGYWTSSKNGNEMTYVDWKYNAIREKGTPYFKHGDAYTNKLRCVKDGSSYGIPKPQVKTSQAGAKPAVQANSAKNAANKTVLEKFILQGVTFGVGQSRFTRESSEGLNRLAGHLRNYNGKTIEIVSHTDNLDRPERSRVLALKRAEEVKSYLVTAGLSAQDIVATGKGGDEPLVPNTTPDNRMKNNRIEVFVYSYDAPAQAAKPQQNNAQKATEPAPKKPCKERDMANNKLGECYSYAEGSKDHRRCMAAYKNLLNLANSKCK